In Desulfonatronum thiodismutans, the genomic window GGGTCCTTGTCGTGGGAGAGGTAGAAGTGGCAGGCCTCGGTACACATCCCGCAGCGCAGGCAGATTTCTGCGTAGGCCTTGAGCCGCGCCCCGGTCTCTCCCTGAAAAACCGCGTTGACGGTTTTCTGGATTTTGTCCTCGGTCAGACGGGAAACCCCTTCGCGGAGTCCCACGTCCTCGATCAGTCTGTCTTGAATGCCCATATGTTTCTCCTTGTGGTCCTACCAGTCTTTGGCTTTGCGAATCCCGCCGAACTCGGAGCCGATGTAAGCGCGGGTGAATACGGCGAAGAGCATATGACTGATGCGGGTGAACGGAATCGCGGCGATCATGATGTTGCCGGCTAAAACGTGGGCAATGATCAGCACTTGGTAGTTGAAGAGCTGGTGATAGGCCAAAAAGCCGGTAATGAAGGGGAGTGCCGCGATGGTCAGAATAAGCCAGTCCTGGCCGGTGGTCAGAAAGCGGACATCCTTCTGGTAGAGGCGACGACCGGCGAAAAATGCGCAGGCGGCGATGACCAGGATGGTCATGACGTCCGCGGTGGAGTCGGAAAGACTCCACCAGCTGACGCCCCAGGATTCCTCAATCATGATGATGTGAGCCGAGAGCAGGATGGGCGTAGCCAGCAGGCAGATGTGGAACACGTACGTGACCACTGTCAGGACCGGGTTCATTTTCCAGCCCAAGGCCTTGAAGGGAATCAGCCAGTTGAAAATGGATCGAAAAGAGAATTTCCAGTCCATGTAGGCCAGGGAGACGGCGTCCTTCTTTTTGGCCAGGGTGTACATGGAAACCAGGCGATAGATGGACCCGAAGATGAAGATGGCGAAGGACGCCCAAACCAGGGGTCCGGTGACGAAGTTGTATATGCCGTACATATGGCTACCCCCTTGACGAGAAGTCCGAAAGTGTGGCGACGATGCGCACGAACGCGCCCTTGTCCACGGCCCGGATAAGCACCTTGGAGCCGTCGGGGCTGAAGACGGGGGGCCATACGCGGTCAAAATCCCGTTTGTAGGCCTTGCCGTCCACGAGCACGGCATGTCGGCCCGCCTTTTCCACCTTGGCGGCGACATGGGTCCCGTCGGCGCTGAAGACCGGCTTCCAGGCCATGTCGTAGGTTCCGTCCCAGGGGCTGCCGTCAACCACCACCCGCCAGTCGACATTGCTGCTGTTGGCCAGGACCGCGGCGCGTTTGCCGGCCGCGGAAAGGGTCAGGTCCATAAGGACCGGA contains:
- the tmcC gene encoding TmcC family electron transfer complex membrane anchor subunit, whose product is MYGIYNFVTGPLVWASFAIFIFGSIYRLVSMYTLAKKKDAVSLAYMDWKFSFRSIFNWLIPFKALGWKMNPVLTVVTYVFHICLLATPILLSAHIIMIEESWGVSWWSLSDSTADVMTILVIAACAFFAGRRLYQKDVRFLTTGQDWLILTIAALPFITGFLAYHQLFNYQVLIIAHVLAGNIMIAAIPFTRISHMLFAVFTRAYIGSEFGGIRKAKDW